A stretch of the Metopolophium dirhodum isolate CAU chromosome 8, ASM1992520v1, whole genome shotgun sequence genome encodes the following:
- the LOC132950686 gene encoding prisilkin-39: MMKTRFVVLASLATLALARPEAGYSYSAPSSSGGYSSGSTGLSFLGGGGGGGYSSGGGGGYASGSSSYAGPISSGGYSSGGGSGGYSSGGSSGGYSSGGGSGGYSSGGGSGYSSGPISSGYSSGGGSSGYSGGSSGYNYAPAAPVVQKHIYVHVPPPEQEYVAPQQVHQVAPPQKHYKIIFIKAPTPPTPTAPIIPQVQQDSEKTLIYVLVKKPEDQPQISIPTVAPTAPSKPEVYFIKYKTQKEAGGYAASSGGSSFSGPTSSGGFSGDSIGHSGGSSISSSGPGSSYASPSASYGSPSAASPSSSYGSPSASPSSGYGAPSSSGSY; encoded by the exons ATGATGAAAACACGCTTTGTA GTGTTGGCGTCGCTTGCGACATTAGCACTGGCAAGACCCGAAGCTGGATACTCTTACAGCGCACCGTCCTCGTCAGGTGGTTACTCGTCCGGGAGCACCGGCCTGAGCTTTTtgggcggtggtggtggcggtggttaCTCgagcggcggtggcggtggatACGCCAGTGGTAGCTCCAGTTACGCCGGCCCGATCAGCTCCGGTGGATACTCCAGCGGCGGCGGTTCCGGTGGATACTCCAGCGGTGGTAGTTCCGGTGGATACTCCAGCGGCGGCGGTTCCGGTGGATACTCCAGCGGTGGTGGATCCGGATACTCCAGCGGTCCGATCAGCTCCGGATACTCCAGTGGTGGTGGAAGCTCAGGCTACTCAGGTGGATCCTCGGGCTACAACTACGCCCCGGCCGCCCCAGTTGTACAGAAACACATCTACGTGCACGTTCCACCCCCAGAGCAAGAATATGTTGCCCCACAACAAGTCCACCAGGTTGCCCCACCCCAGAAACACTACAAAATCATCTTCATCAAGGCCCCAACCCCACCGACCCCAACCGCCCCGATCATACCACAAGTGCAACAAGACTCCGAGAAGACCCTGATTTACGTTCTGGTCAAGAAACCCGAAGACCAACCACAAATCTCCATCCCGACAGTGGCACCGACCGCACCATCCAAACCAGAAGTATACTTCATCAAGTACAAGACCCAAAAGGAAGCCGGCGGTTACGCAGCCAGCTCTGGCGGCTCCAGCTTCAGCGGACCCACATCGTCGGGTGGCTTCAGCGGTGACTCAATCGGACACTCCGGTGGCTCATCCATATCCTCCAGCGGACCCGGTTCCAGCTACGCTAGCCCGTCAGCAAGCTACGGATCCCCAAGTGCTGCCAGCCCATCGTCCAGCTATGGATCCCCGAGCGCCAGCCCATCATCCGGTTACGGTGCCCCGAGCTCCAGCGGATCTTACTAG